A window of Variovorax paradoxus EPS genomic DNA:
GCCCCGCACTTCCAGCATGCCGCTTCGTCTCGTCGAGAACATTCGAGCTCAAGAGTTCCTGAGATTTGACCTCATCCCTTGGATGGCGCAGCAGCTCGAAACCACGTCTGAAGCTCTGGGGACGGTGAGTGTTTGTGTGCAGGAAATCTTGCAAAACATTGCGGATCACTCGGGCGTGGGCGTTGGCTGCGCTCACGCACAGTACTTCGCCGAGCGTCAGATGGTAGAAGTGGCAATCTCAGATTTCGGGCATGGCATTCCCATGAATGTTCGTAAGGTGATACAGGACATCACCGATACGGACGCCCTAAAACTTGCCTGCGAGGAGGGCTTCACGACGAAGTCCAATGTGCACAATCGTGGTGCGGGTTTGCCCACACTGATTAAGTACTTAGCCCTTCACAATCGAGGGGGCGTGTGGATTTCGTCGGGAAGCGGTAATATTTCGGCGACACACTCCGATGGAGCCACAAAACTGACTGGGCGCTCCAAGCGATCCAACTATCCAGGAACTCTCGTACTTTTGCGTTTGAAGTCATCGGCGATTGAAGCCTTGGCTGTCGATGTTGAACCAGAGAGGTTTGAATGGTGATACGACTTCTTGACCACTTGCAGCATTGCTCGACCTACGACGACGGGCAGATCATTTTTGAAATGATTGCGCCGAAGGTCGAGGCAGGCGAGGACGTCGTTTTATCGTTCGACGGTGTTAGCGCCGTGCCTTCGGCCTTCGTGAACGCAGCACTTCTGCGCCTGGTTGAGCGC
This region includes:
- a CDS encoding histidine kinase, which translates into the protein MRYILRTMLAICATSTCKMVLPKTLNMLSMHAFLDSFIDHNGDARHKRFEIDFSKLRFIDPVGVVVLSNLIEYLRRCGAGGALTGLYFRDSDAICYLDDCGFFARYNDNASPLRHHAAPRTSSMPLRLVENIRAQEFLRFDLIPWMAQQLETTSEALGTVSVCVQEILQNIADHSGVGVGCAHAQYFAERQMVEVAISDFGHGIPMNVRKVIQDITDTDALKLACEEGFTTKSNVHNRGAGLPTLIKYLALHNRGGVWISSGSGNISATHSDGATKLTGRSKRSNYPGTLVLLRLKSSAIEALAVDVEPERFEW
- a CDS encoding STAS-like domain-containing protein; this encodes MVIRLLDHLQHCSTYDDGQIIFEMIAPKVEAGEDVVLSFDGVSAVPSAFVNAALLRLVERVSIDEVRRHLSIVDSTRQINDMIRSRFGFVQAQAGNAA